The following proteins come from a genomic window of Pelmatolapia mariae isolate MD_Pm_ZW linkage group LG17, Pm_UMD_F_2, whole genome shotgun sequence:
- the mknk2b gene encoding MAP kinase-interacting serine/threonine-protein kinase 2b, with amino-acid sequence MVQNKIAEVTGFHRSFKGQNPFESEDFTKNGSHLIDSSFNFDSSPRHDMPSSQPIDIPDAKKRNKKKKRCRATDSFSGRFEDVYRLQEEVLGEGAYARVQTCINLITNKEYAVKIIEKRPGHSRSRVFREVEMLYQCQGHRNILELVEFFEEEDKFYLVFEKLRGGSILEHIHKRQHFSEQEACLVVQDIASALDFLHNKGMAHRDLKPENILCESAHQICPVKICDFDLGSGIKLNSDSSPISTPELLTPCGSAEYMAPEVVEAFSEEATIYDKRCDLWSLGVILYIMLSGYPPFVGRCGGDCGWELGEPCHTCQNTLFESIQEGKYEFPEKDWAHISSSAKDLISKLLVRDAKSRLSASQVLQHPWVLGGASDTLPTSILHQRTSSARDLTVFADKAMAVNRQLAEQDGMEEQQQQEVQFFVTASGSSMRLSPPSNSKLAKRRQRSSQPKGGPVSAAELRQLLAPLVIVGDCA; translated from the exons ATGGTGCAAAATAAGATCGCCGAAGTCACTGGATTCCACCGCTCCTTCAAG GGGCAAAATCCCTTTGAATCAGAGGACTTCACTAAAAATGGATCCCATCTTATCGATTCATCATTTAATTTTGACTCCTCCCCCAGACATG ACATGCCTTCCAGTCAGCCTATTGACATCCCCGATGCCAAGAagagaaacaagaagaaaaagcgTTGCCGGGCAACTGACAGTTTCTCTGGACGATTTGAGG ATGTCTACAGACTGCAGGAAGAGGTCTTGGGAGAGGGCGCTTATGCCAGAGTGCAAACATGCATCAACCTCATCACCAATAAAGAGTATGCTGTAAAG ATAATCGAGAAAAGGCCGGGTCACAGCCGCAGTCGTGTCTTCCGTGAGGTTGAGATGCTCTACCAGTGCCAGGGCCATAG AAACATCCTGGAGCTGGTGGAGTTTTTTGAAGAGGAAGACAAATTCTACCTGGTGTTTGAGAAGCTCAGAGGAG GGTCAATCTTGGAACACATTCACAAGAGACAGCACTTCAGTGAGCAGGAGGCCTGTCTCGTGGTGCAGGACATTGCCAGTGCTCTAGATTTCCTTCATAACAAGG gaatGGCACATAGAGACCTGAAACCTGAAAACATTCTCTGTGAGAGTGCACACCAG ATATGCCCGGTCAAGATCTGTGACTTTGACTTAGGCAGTGGGATCAAGCTGAACAGTGACAGCTCACCCATCTCCACCCCTGAGCTCCTCACTCCT TGCGGCTCAGCAGAGTACATGGCACCTGAGGTAGTTGAGGCCTTCAGTGAAGAAGCTACAATTTACGACAAGCGCTGTGACCTGTGGAGTCTTGGAGTCATTCTGTACATCATGCTAAGTGGCTATCCTCCATTTGTAGGCCGCTGTGGTGGTGACTGTGGCTGGGAATTAGGTGAACCCTGCCACACCTGCCAG AACACTTTATTTGAGAGCATCCAGGAAGGAAAATACGAGTTTCCGGAAAAAGACTGGGCTCACATCTCCTCAAGTGCCAAAGACCTGATATCCAAACTTCTGGTTCGGGATGCCAAAAGCCGTCTGAGTGCCAGTCAGGTGCTGCAGCACCCCTGGGTGCTGGGG GGTGCATCTGACACTTTGCCAACATCCATCTTACATCAGAG AACCAGCAGTGCCAGGGATCTTACAGTTTTTGCAGATAAGGCCATGGCTGTGAACCGGCAGCTGGCTGAACAGGATGGCAtggaagagcagcagcagcaggaagtcCAATTTTTTGTTACTGCTTCTGGCTCGTCTATGCGCCTCTCTCCTCCTTCCAACTCCAAGCTGGCCAAGCGCA
- the mob3a gene encoding MOB kinase activator 3A, whose translation MSMALKQVFNKDRTFRPKRKFEPGTQRFELHKKAQASLNAGLDLKLAVQLPHGEDLNDWVAVHVVDFFNRINLIYGTISDSCTDQTCPVMSGGPKYEYRWQDEHKYKKPTALSAPKYMSLLMDWIEVQINNENIFPTNVGTPFPKTFMQVAKKILSRLFRVFVHVYIHHFDRVSQMGAEAHVNTCYKHFYYFVTEFNLTDHKELEPLKEMTSRMCH comes from the exons ATGTCCATGGCCCTGAAACAAGTCTTCAACAAAGATAGGACATTCCGGCCCAAGCGCAAGTTTGAGCCCGGGACGCAGCGCTTCGAGCTGCACAAGAAGGCCCAGGCGTCCCTGAACGCCGGCCTGGACCTGAAGCTGGCTGTGCAGCTGCCCCATGGCGAGGACCTCAACGATTGGGTGGCCGTCCACGTGGTCGACTTCTTCAACCGCATCAACCTCATCTACGGCACCATCAGTGACTCGTGCACCGATCAAACCTGCCCGGTCATGTCGGGCGGGCCCAAGTACGAATACCGCTGGCAAGACGAACACAAGTACAAGAAGCCGACCGCCCTGTCGGCTCCCAAATACATGAGCCTGCTCATGGACTGGATCGAGGTACAGATCAACAACGAGAACATCTTCCCCACCAACGTCG GTACTCCCTTCCCTAAGACGTTCATGCAGGTGGCTAAGAAGATTTTGTCGCGCCTGTTCCGGGTGTTTGTCCACGTCTACATCCACCACTTTGACCGCGTGAGCCAGATGGGGGCAGAGGCTCACGTCAACACCTGCTACAAGCATTTCTATTACTTTGTCACCGAGTTCAACCTCACGGACCACAAAGAGCTGGAGCCCCTG AAAGAGATGACCTCTCGGATGTGCCACTGA